CAAGCATGTTATTATATGATGTCTAAACATCAccatttgtcattttatctCTGAATAAATTTAACAACTAACTACCTTTTACAACTATATTTAAACCTATCAAACGCATTATCTAAACCTAGACAAGAAGCCTTTTCCAACCATTTGATGAATGTAGTTCGGTCGTGCCACCATCTACTGTTCTAGCTCCCTTCCTGCACCTTGTAAAAGCTGCAGTAGTAGATACAACTCTGTCATGTCCCCTTAGCTGCACATGTGGTGGATGTCTTCCAGGTTTTTTGTGTGCGTTTACCAGCTTCTCTATTTCAGCTGTGTTTTCTACATAACACTGATCCTTTGTCTTGACAACACACACCATGTTTTCCCCGCAGTACCTGGAGTCAGTCCGTCCTCTGCTGGACAGTGAACAGTACAACCAAATGGAGAATTTGGCAATTGACTTTAAAAATTCCAAAGCAGCTCAGCTGCAGAGATATCTAATCTTAAAATCCTGGTGGGGGACAAACTATGTGAGTAGAGTTTACCAGTGATACAACATTGGAACTCAAATTCAATTGAATCCTAATGTTATACGATAGTAATGTGTTATCTTCTCTAGGTAAGTGACTGGTGGGAGGAGTACATCTACCTCAGGGGCAGGAGTCCTATCATGGTGAACAGTAACTTCTATATAATGGTAAGATAGACTGTCACTCGGTCACTAGGGTTTACCAGtggagtttatttttgtattatataaatacagaaattatacagtaaaatgtAAGAAATCTAAGAATGatgtatataattattttatgagaaaaactaaaaactacattttattCTTGAAACTTCACCTAGCAAAATGCCAGtaactaaaataattaataataactattattattattaaataatgttTGGAATAAACGTCACTTTTTGTGATTTGCATTTGTTCTCTTCTTTCTgcctgtgtctgtatgtgttgaCTGGATGTGTCTGCTTCGTCTTTGTGGTGAATGTGTTAGGACCTCTTGTACTTGACCCCAACACACCGACAGGCTGCACGGGCAGGGAACGTGGTTCATGCCATGCTGCGGTACAGGCGCAAACTGGAACGTGGTGAACTTGCACCGGTATAAGACTTGCCACAACTTTACTACCACTCTTCTCTAACCTATTTAAAATTATTGTTAGAGGAATCAGAGaaagagaccagagacccaaatgcaGACACAGCAGGCAGCGATGAGCTTTTAGGATTTAATACCCTAAAATCCATACAAACCaaggaaaacaaaaggagtCCTAAATACAGCAGGCAAAGTAGTCCACAATGTAGTGGAAGTCAAAAACAGACATCACAGGTAACaggaacacagagacaaaatggtagaccacacacacacacacacacagacacacagacacacagacacacacacacacacacacacacacacacacacaccacacaaacacacacacacaacaaatcaAACAACTTGATCTGACACTAGACAAAGACAACAGAGACTAAATAGAAGAGGTAACAAGGtgaacaagggacaggtgacacaagggctcaGGAACAGGTaaaacacatcagggtggggcagaCAATTACAACAgcggggaaaaaaacaaggcaggaagtaaaacaagacaagacaagggagaaaAACAGACTACACAATTAAACTGGAAACTGAAACAAATGCACAACCCTAACAATCATGCATTCTCAGTGATTtcatcttctcttttcttctcagcTGAGGGCTTTGGGAACCGTTCCTATGTGTTCCACTCAGATGGAAAGAATATTTAACACCACCCGCATTCCCGGGATTGAAACAGGTAAAAAGCTGCTCAGGTCTGTACAGAAAATCAACAACCAAATGCATAACGAAGAGCTGGGGGGTGAAAACATGATGTAATTTCCACGAGCTGTTGAAAGTGGAATACCTGCTTTGACATCACTGATTGAGGTATGAACAGAAGTGCAACTGGCTTTAATGTTTCAGTGTTGATCTACGCTCCAACAGTAGTACTGCGGGTGCTCAGGATTAGGAATGTGGGATAAAGGGAGCATTTGTCAATCTGTTTGTACTAAAGTGTTAGGCCTCTTATTTTGTCCTCTGTCCACACTTCCTTTTCTTGTTGGCCCTTGCCTGCAGATACTGTTCAGCACCTGACTGACCGTAAGCACCTGGTTGTCTACCACAAGGGCCGTTTCTTCCAAGTGTGGCTGTACACTGGAGGGCGCCACCTCTTACCCAGTGAACTTGAGACACAGTTTCAAAGAATCCTCAATGATACATCAGAACCCCAACTAGCTGAACTAAAATTAGCTGCCTTGACTGCAGGAAACAGGTCtacaatcacacacatgcacaggacACATATAcactaacacacaaaacaagatgGAAAATTGCCTTACTCTGACATCCCCTTCTAGAGTTCCATGGGCTCGAGCTCGGGTTAAATATTTCAGCCAGGGAAGAAACAAAGTGTCCCTGGATGCCATTGAGTCAGCTGCCTTCTTCCTGACACTAGATGACGAGCCGCAGGGTTATGACCCTGCCAACCCCAAATCACTTGACAGTTATGCCAAGTCCCTGCTTCATGGAAAGTGTTACGACAGGTAGGCAGAGAAGTCTACGACAGAGTATCAGGGCCACCGGaggcaaaaaataaaagagaataaaGTCATATAATAACATTacgagattaaagtcagaacttTACATGAACAAAGTAAtattacaagaataaaaaaataaaaaaaatcagattttttttataaaagccatatatttcattaaaattaaaatggtgtttttttttttcaaggacaTGCTTCAGGCTTGAGTAAAATAGCCCGCTGATGTAAACAACGCCTTGCAGCCAACCCCTACCGTCCATTTCCTTCTCCACAAATAAGACAATTTCCTCCAAGTCCGTGGGGTTCTTTCTTCTGAACAGATGCAGTTTCTTGCATATTCTTTTTTAGGTTCATATAGGCTACTTATGATAATGTGCATGGCCTGATGCGCCACAAGATTAGATATGTCCGTAAGCCTATTAGAGAAACCTATACAAAAGTACAACTTCACAAAGTGCTCCACATCTCTCATTTTAACACAtgtgactttattctcaaaatactttgactttattattgtacaattttaaatttaatctCATCATGTTCCCATATGACTTTTTCTCGTAACATTACAACCTTATTCttgtaatttccttttttttccctcaaggtGGCCCTAACGTGCGGTTGTAGCTATAGGCTGCAGCACTGCTTGGATTTTAAGTGATCTATTTCCCTGATAAGAATTTGTTGACAGTGTTCTTTATTTCACAGGTGGTTTGACAAGTCTTTCAACTTGATTTCTTATACAAATGGAAAAATGGGTGTAAATGTTGAACATTCTTGGGCTGATGCACCAATTGTAGGACATATGTGGGAGGTATTAAATGTGtgcaaatattgtattttttaaaacaatgattCAAAGTTTGTGAATATCTTCAGCCagcattttctgtttgtgtagtATGTCCTTGCAACAGACTGTTTCCAGCTCGGCTACACAGAGGAGGGACACTGTAAAGGGGATGTGAACAAAGGCCTGCCTCATCCCACTCGACTACAGTGGCAGATTTCAAAGGAGGTACAGCAGAGACTTAAATCATGTATTGCCATTGACAAATTTGATTTGCATTTATAGGTATTTGCTGTATTAGCTttgtatatacatgtacataaaaaaatcaatcaggaTATCCTTCTGTTTTCCCCTCTCTTAGTGCCAAGACGTCATTGAGTCTTCATATCTGTCAGCCAAACAGATAGCTGATGACGTGGACTTCCATGGCTATCTGTTCACTGAGTTTGGGAAAGGACTGATCAAGAAGTGCAGAACCAGTCCTGATGCCTTCATTCAGCTGGCCCTGCAGCTGGCACAGTTCAGGGTATGTCCTATTACATATCTGAGGGCTAATTTGGTGTcggttttgaaacatttttaaccctgtaattgtctccatctgtttaAAGCCCGACCGAAATTGACTAGGTTTTGCCCGTTGTCTTTCACTTCCCTTTTAGCTTagctttttgttgttctttgtttaatttccttctttcctgtgatggccctgccccagtatctgccataactacaacagacttacaaataaaaaatgaaaatacaattaggcctacataaagacatctcctgctaccttttacctgcATACTCACTAACACAGGTTTTTCCGGTGTTTAGctgaaatctgtgacccatcagtATGTGTGCTCTGTAGCGTTGTCAACCTGCTGTAGCCTAAATCATGTTGTGACTTTGTGGGAAAAATCTAACCGGGCATTCTTTTTactgttagtcttgtttgctgttacgGGTCATTCATGATCATCAGATCGAACattacacagtttcagaaacatttaaaaattacacATAGTCACTTTAACTATCAATATACCATTATTattgatggttattataaaatGTTACCCATTATTGCTTACTGTTGTCTGTTGGAAGTTTGTATATATCATCCACCATCACTAAATTACTTAAATCCATCTGCTTTTCAGGATCAGGGAGTGTTTTGTCTGACGTACGAGTCATCAATGACTCGCATGTTCAGAGACGGTCGGACAGAGACGGTACGCTCCTGCACTTCTGAGGCTGTTGCATTTGTCAGAGCCATGGAGGATGCAGGTGCAACAGTAAGCAGAACAAAACccgacataaaaaaaaaatttttttgtgCAGAGTAATTTGACTTTGGACTATGTAGTGTTAAATTATCAGGCTTACAAATTCATAATGTGTGACATGGTGTGCATCTGCACACTTACTGTTGAAAGTACAAAAGGGCACACATTAATAGGGTGAGAGGTCACATTTGTTTGACTTAGGACTTGGTCACCAGGACCTAGAGGCAATGTGTCTCCTCACGTCCGTGTCACAAAGTAGAAATTTAGCTCCTTTAGATCCCCAGGTGTGATACACATACCCAgatggttttagtttttttaaatggtcttTTATATGGATTTCTGTTTTATGCTGCAGCTGGAGTGTTTTGGTACAGTTGTTTTTGCACCTGATGCTATCCATaaagaaagagataaaaaagatcagaatgcagaaaatgggTTTGAAGCTTAAAATATCCAAACCCCCACTTTCATGGGTTTCCCCAAAAAGCCTCATTCAGAGCCAGGAAAACAATTgtataaaaattatatatatatatttatatatatatacataattacACCCCAAGGTTGAACTCAAAGTTCCTCCCTTAAAATGTACACCAGTGGACATGCAGTCTAAAAAAGGGACTAAAGTCTTTATGCTGACGGAGGCGGGGAAGTGGGCTGGTGGCACACGGATTGTTCAGTATGGAAAGCCAAACAGTTCAAATAAACGTGATTTCTCACACGTAAACAACACGTAAATTGTGTTTACGTGTTTCTGTATAAGCCTAGTTCTCCACCACCGTCTAGCCCCACACCATCCCAGGTCATTTCCACAGCTCACATTGCCTGCTCTTCCCCAGCTAAACACCAAGTTCTTCAATCTCGCACCTAACTTACTCCTCATTAGGACATGCTGCCCGGTTTGTTTGGAGAGCGTCCACATGCTAATCTCTCCCGTGATTAGGAGATGCGCCTTAGTTGTGTTTGAAGGATTCCTCAGTGTCCATGCCAGgcaagcaaagaaaacacaacaagcaAAAGCAAAACGCCACACTCAAACtacaaacagtaaaaacatgaaaaaacactaGCTGCCTGACTACACGTTCATCAGCACCCTGGAGTTGGAACTCTCTGATGTTCTGGCAGGGTTGAATTGAAAGTTGCATTGACAAAGATGAGGTAATTTTAATATGTGTTAATGTAGGAGCCTGAGTGCCAATCTTTTGTACCGGTTGTTTTTGTGATCAGAATGCCCAGAGACTTGCCCTGTTTCGGAAGGCAGCAGATAAGCATCAAAACATGTATCGTCTGGCCATGACTGGTTCTGGTATCGACCGTCACCTCTTCTGTCTCTACATTGTGTCCAAATACCTTGGTGTCGACTCACCATTCCTTAAAAAGGTTAGAACCATTATCCTTCGTCATCTCTCAatcatttcaatgttttttttctcttaacttACCAATCACAACCTTCTACTTACTTATCTGCCATAATATATTTGCTTCCAGGTGCTTTCAGAGCCCTGGAAGTTGTCTACCAGCCAAACTCCGCAGCAGCAGCTTAATTTGGTTGACATCAACAAGTTCCCTAAATATGTCGGTGCTGGTGGTGGATTTGGCCCAGTGagttaaattgttttatttttcagaaatgAGCACAAGTTACACAGTGATCTGGAAGTGTTTTGTGCAGTAATATAATAGCATATTTTGTCTACAACTAGGTAGCTGATGATGGTTATGGTGTGTCTTATATAATTGTTGGGGAAAACCTCATCACATTCCACATCTCCAGCAAGTTCTCCAGTCCTGACACAGTAAGAGCACAAAGAGCAATGTATAACTTCATGTGTATACCGTTTACGCTATCTTTCAAAACGCAACagtatttctctctctgtcattaACTATTTGTGTGACCTGCAGGACTCATTCCGGTTTGGTCAGCACATTGGGAGGGCCATGTTGGATATTCAAGCACTTTTCAAGCCTGAAAATGATAAGAAGACGGTAGAGCACACTGAGCATGTACAGCTGGAAAATGGGAAAAAGCACATATGACAGACACTGTGATGAGTGGTATGCTGGATTTGGCTCACATAAAACCAGTCTCATTGTCATGCTTCaaccataaaaagaaaaaattttaTGGTGACAGGTTGCACTTAgaatctttttccttttcagtggGTCACATCATATGAGCTGGCCACCCAGCCAGACTAAAGGCAAAGTGTTACTTCTctaatttatttctattttatattGTACCTTCCAGAGCTGTTGATTTGGTGCTGAGGGAAAGACTCAATCTTTCAATGTTTGTTTCTTCCTCCTTTTTGTCAGTGTATgccatatactgtaaataaagctAATGTAATCTGAAATGTCTGCTTAAAGAACTCAGTAGTTTGAAACTAATCTTTGTTATATGCAAGTATTTATGAATTGCTGTTCAATTTAAGTTGTCATTATACATCAATTACATAAAGCTTACCATCTGTGACTTTTgccaaatttaaaatgtagtcCTACAAATCACTAGAAATTAATTAATCACACGATTTTTCTATTCTTTACATTTCAACAACCgtatattaaaaataaacaaatataatatGAATTAAAATAGGCACAAAAAATCCATATATTATAAGAGATGTTTATTTTAAGAGGTGGGGTGGAGGTCATATCATGTTCCTGATATCCATTTGAATATTTACATAGGCCTTCCAGATTCATCCCTTAGGATAAACAGAAACGATCTGCACTTTATTCAGCCAGAAGCTTCGTAACAGTAAGTCAGACTGCTCGCAGCAACATTAAGAGCAAAACCAAATGCACCAGATCCTGAACAAAGGCAACAAACTCACTGATTAGAGTACTTGATGTTAACCCAGACTGCTTTTTACATTTACGCAAATGCTATACCATATTACCTTAAATATGACGACATATAGGGAATGCAGATGGTTAAAGGTTTATCTCCTGAGGGGTATGCCGATTTCTTTGTCTTTATGActttaaaacagtttttctCTGACTTCAGGTTAATGCAAAATGAGGCAACATGAAttgttaatgtaaaaacaatctGTAGTTTTATGATGCAATAGATCATTTCAGATCGGATTCATTCCATTAACAAGAATGCAGCTCCCAAAGAGTGAGCAAAACCAAACTTTCTtctatttgaatatttattagTTGAGGTGGGGAAAAtacaaaaagtcaaagtaataaaaaacaaaccattcTGGTTGCACTCTGTTTCTTTCAAGGCATCAGTTACAGCAATGAACTAAAACTAGGCTTTATAACTGTACAAAGTGAatggacaaacaaaaaacaccatcaCGCCGTCAGCTTGCTTGATGAGCGCAATTTTAAAAGACCCTAAGAGGCAACAGACACCAGACTTCTTTAGATTCAAAACGAATCAAcagttattacattattgtcttcatcatcatcataatcatcatcatcatcatcactctCTTATCAGAAGCTGGCtgccaatcacacacatttaacaTAACAGAATACAACAGACATGAAAGGCAAATGGACTTTATGTATGATCTAATTCTTACCAATTTTTATCATGGGGATACTGCAGGTTGAGTCCACTAGGTGATGACATGCCCCTTGGGCCACTGTGTGGGGCTGTTTTTCATGTAGATACACGCCAACCCAGTCTTTTCTGTGTACATACTATGTTGTGTATATTTTTCAAGACTCTAGGATGGTTTTGTAGTTTATGTGTCTAAAAACACTCAGCAGAGCATTGGGCTTCCGGTCTATGATGCAACAAAGGAGGATTAAGAAGTTGCACCGGGAGTTGGGTTGACATTCTGCGTGGCTGCTTGTGGTGCCACCTCTATGATCCGTGGTTTGTCTATGATGCGAGCAGTGCGGTTTCCTTTCTCTACAATCCCGATGATCCACGCTTGGTGGCCCTCGCCGTATTTCGGGGATTTGATCTCGGCACAGAAGCGGGCAGCCTGCTCCCGAGGCAGACAGATAAGCAGGCCTCCTATAAAGTAAAAGAAGTCAGTCACAAGGGTCtcaaataatgttttaatgtgtattGATGCTGTTAATTGCTTACTGATGGTGATCACATTATTGTTGTCCTGAGATACAGGCCCTGGAGGCATTAAATGGTGCTGTAGTGCAGTGGGTTTCCTATCTTTCTGACTGATGGTCTtttttggcgtttttccatttcATGGTACATGCTCGACCCGGCTCGACTCTGCTCGACCGCAGTGCCCAGTCCCccttttttccattgcagattggtAGCCTAATGCCTCAGGTGAGcttggctggtcgtcatagcaagAAACTGCAGTGACccaacgcgacacacacacggaaCGTCGCAGGTGTGATTCTCGGCATGTAGCTGTTGCCGTAGCCAAAAGacaaattttgtttcaaaagaagaagaaaaaaacactgcgGAATAAACTACATAAACATGGCGGGACACCCCtgtctgttgctagcaatgatgaTGCAGTGATTAGTAACGATTCTCTCCgtccaatcagtagtctgcaggttttcacatcacctttgggaacctcgactgaggtggtactaaaaaaaaaaaagtactttttttgtaatggaaaaccaaaaaaggtgaGTAGAGTTGAGGccagtcgagcaggtaccatgtagtGGGAAAACACCATTAGAGTTCCTCTTTGTGTCCCTCAGGGCTCAATTCTAAGTCCAGGCTTATTTTTCCTTTACTTGTTTCAACTTGGACATATCATTttatttcaaaccaaaacaattaTACAAATTGGGTTTAAAGAATTGGATAACCAAAGCTTCAAAAAGGTACAAATTACCTGCAGTCAAACTTTAATCTATTCTAAGTCATATTCTTAGAGTACATTACTGTGACATTTTTGCTTTCTATAATGGCCTCTCTCTAtgttgagaaaaacaaatctcgTTCCAATTAGACAAACTCTGACTGAACAAATTATGACTGTAAAAACTGCAGTGCACTGTAGTCAGTGGTTCTGGTGTTACACAGTGGTCGGGTAACACCAGTTAGATTACTTGCCCACCGCCcccagtgttgttttgtttttatagaaatAAAACCCATTTAGCTAATTTTTGCATATCAGTGCCCAGGTTCACCAACTAAAAACTCTTAAGTTGAAGAGTACTATGTGTGTTATCAATACCTATGCATAATGTATGGTTCTGCGGAGGCTCTATGCAGAGTTTCTTCCCAGCCTActtaagtggcctgaagtttatacttgtgtgttggtgtgtgcgtggattaggggtgcacgatattgacaaaaggtgatattgcaatatcacattttgatgtaatattaattttgatatttttaaacatgtaaaattaaaaaagtcacgGGAAAATGCATCGTAACAATATTCATTGATTCATAACTATATAGTGCACAGTGAGATTTATGTACTGCTCCGTAGTGCAGCTGGACCACAGGTCGGTTGTGAATGCAAAACATTCAATGTATCCGACTCTAAACTCAGCTCCAAACGCTACAGTTATAAACTGAAAGTGTCTGCTCCTTAAAGCAGCACAGAGTGGCAGGAGTCCCTTAGACAGGAGAGTTTACCAACAAGACGATGGCAGTGGATACGGTGTCAAAGAGAAAAGCAAAAGCCCCAAATTGGCAATATttcagatttaaaacaaatactattaGGGAACCTGATCATGTTATTGAGGCAATCAGTAAATTGTAAACTTGGGTGGCCGCTGCAGAGCCAGGGACAGCTGCACTGCATGTTACAGATATTGACCGTTGAGGACAAATATATTTTCTTGTGAAATGTCCAGGGTAATTGGCAACACCGGTGTTGTTACGAGTTTATTAACCGGTGGGAAATGTTCTCACTGTGGCATCTCTACAGCTAGGGTGAATGAATCTTTGTTGTTGTGGTCCCTCAGGACAATGCATCAGTCTGgcattttgttatttgtttttattgacctGCAAAGCATTTTGTCTCACTCTACAAATGTGCCATATACTGTAACCTatacattcaaaatatacaatggttaaggaagaaagaaaacaacagagccatgtatacacacacacacacacctgatgtTTCAGGGCAGGTGCCGTGCATGAGTCCAAACATGTTGCCACAGGCCTTGGAAACGGCGGCCATCTTGGCGAGCACTGGGAGGTTGTGGATGACAAATGACACCTCACTTCGTTGTTGCCGTGCCAACGTCTGAGCATGGCCAAGGATGCCGAACCCTGTGATGTCGGTGGCTGCATGAGCATTGAAGGTGTGCATGAGACCAGCCGCTACAAGCAAAGACAAacggagtgagagagagacacttaAGGGAATTTGGATGATTCGTTGATAAGGGATGTGCACTCTGTTTAATCTGTGGTATGAACAAATATTTACTATTCAGTTTGTGCAAATATTCACAGAGGCGGTCGCTCATTGGGCCAAATGTGTGCATCAAAAAACATTAttctttaagtatattttgtgtgtaatgCAAGCATGAAGCTGTACTATGCATGTCTCACATGGAACGTTATCTTTTAGTATTTTAAAGTTTTCCcagaatttattttgcatatgttTTACATTATAAGCAGAAGCTACGTAGCCACAGAGGGTGCAATACAGCTAAGCTGCTGCAGAGGCTGCTGATGTAGTTATGCCCAGCTAAACACACtgattaacaacaaaaaaagaagaaaaaattctGTTAAGACTGAAAATCAAGTATGTGCACACATTCATAGAGGTTTTACCTGTCCTGTTGAGCCGAGCCATGTTCATCATGGCTTCATGGTAGGCCAGCTCTACATCCTCCTGGGTTACCACCAGCTTAATCTTGTTCCACTTCTCAGGctgagcaataaaaaaaacatttacagtcaACGGCATTGGTGTGTATTCTAAAAACAgaagtgtccaaaaaaaaaatgatacatgAGTGAGCAGGTGGTCTTACAATATCTAGCCACTGGTGTACTGCAACGGCCACTTGTGTTCCAAGTGGCTTGGTCAACACCAACACGTCTCCTGGCACTGCATTGTCTGGCCTGAGAAATGGCAAACATGGCATCGTCATGATTTTTTGAGTTATAGcacaatataaaaacacaattaaacacAAGTACGTAAAT
This genomic stretch from Etheostoma spectabile isolate EspeVRDwgs_2016 chromosome 8, UIUC_Espe_1.0, whole genome shotgun sequence harbors:
- the cpt1b gene encoding carnitine O-palmitoyltransferase 1, muscle isoform, producing the protein MAEAHQAVGFQFTVRPDGVDVKLSQEVIKNIYLSGVTAWEKRAIQFKNGILTGVYPASPSSWLIVVIAMMSSLYIHVDPSLGMIDTIKDNLPHRDYISVQTQAVLSAILFATGLWLFLIYLLRYTLKALLSYHGWIFESHGKMSTSTKVWLSLVKIFSGRRPLLYSFQASLPRLPVPSVDDTIHRYLESVRPLLDSEQYNQMENLAIDFKNSKAAQLQRYLILKSWWGTNYVSDWWEEYIYLRGRSPIMVNSNFYIMDLLYLTPTHRQAARAGNVVHAMLRYRRKLERGELAPLRALGTVPMCSTQMERIFNTTRIPGIETDTVQHLTDRKHLVVYHKGRFFQVWLYTGGRHLLPSELETQFQRILNDTSEPQLAELKLAALTAGNRVPWARARVKYFSQGRNKVSLDAIESAAFFLTLDDEPQGYDPANPKSLDSYAKSLLHGKCYDRWFDKSFNLISYTNGKMGVNVEHSWADAPIVGHMWEYVLATDCFQLGYTEEGHCKGDVNKGLPHPTRLQWQISKECQDVIESSYLSAKQIADDVDFHGYLFTEFGKGLIKKCRTSPDAFIQLALQLAQFRDQGVFCLTYESSMTRMFRDGRTETVRSCTSEAVAFVRAMEDAGATNAQRLALFRKAADKHQNMYRLAMTGSGIDRHLFCLYIVSKYLGVDSPFLKKVLSEPWKLSTSQTPQQQLNLVDINKFPKYVGAGGGFGPVADDGYGVSYIIVGENLITFHISSKFSSPDTDSFRFGQHIGRAMLDIQALFKPENDKKTVEHTEHVQLENGKKHI
- the sephs1 gene encoding LOW QUALITY PROTEIN: selenide, water dikinase 1 (The sequence of the model RefSeq protein was modified relative to this genomic sequence to represent the inferred CDS: inserted 1 base in 1 codon), encoding MSVRESFNPESYELDKNFRLTRFAELKGTGCKVPQDVLQKLLETLQENHYQEDEQFXGAVMPRLGIGMDTCVIPLRHGGLSLVQTTDYIYPIVDDPYMMGRIACANVLSDLYAMGVTECDNMLMLLGVSNKMSEKERDKVMPLIIQGFKDASEEAGTSVTGGQTVLNPWVVMGGVATTVCQPNEFIMPDNAVPGDVLVLTKPLGTQVAVAVHQWLDIPEKWNKIKLVVTQEDVELAYHEAMMNMARLNRTAAGLMHTFNAHAATDITGFGILGHAQTLARQQRSEVSFVIHNLPVLAKMAAVSKACGNMFGLMHGTCPETSGGLLICLPREQAARFCAEIKSPKYGEGHQAWIIGIVEKGNRTARIIDKPRIIEVAPQAATQNVNPTPGATS